In Papaver somniferum cultivar HN1 chromosome 9, ASM357369v1, whole genome shotgun sequence, the genomic stretch TAATGCTATATCTTGGCCCTCTAAAAAGCAAACTACAGTTGCAAGGTCTAGCATAGAGGCAGAATATAGGACACTGGCACACAGCGCAGCTGAAATGGTTTGGATTTGTTATATACTTCAAGATTTGCATCTTTCTATTCCCTCCATTCTCAAATTGGATTGTGAAAATATCAGCTCTATAGCTCTTGCTTCTAATCCTGTGATGCACTCAAAGATGAAACATGTGCAGTTGGACTACCACTTCATAAGAGAGCTTGTTCAGTCAAAGTCTCTTGGTGTATTCTATGTTCATACTCTGGATCAGATTGCAGATATATTTACTAAAGGTCTTCATGCTCCTAGATTTGGTGTGTTAAGATCCAAGCTCAATGTCACTTCTCTGCCCTTGAGCTTGAGGGGGGCTAAAGACAGAGTTATCAGTGAAGACAGATGCAGTGCAGGTTAAGCTCATTTAGTGGTGTAGGATAACAGCCAGCCTGTCATAAGCTGTTATTATTTCTCACGTGTGAGATCACTTTGTTTCTGTCTGTTAGTGTTGGTTGAGACATGTATTAATACCTTCTCTATATTCTTTATTCTGTAATGAATTGTATCTTCTCTGTAATCAAGATTTGAGATTAATCATCATAAACACAATGTTAGTAAGCAATCTGTTTAAGGCAAGGACCTTATGTAACTAATCATCAAATTGTTTCGTGCATGATAATGCCAATGAAGGCACTAGAAATTTAAGGGAAATTATTGGTGGGGTGACTAATCCTCTTGCACAGGGGTTCAGAATAGCGAGAGATGATCATGTAGTATCTGAAAGGGAAAAGTCCAATTGAGGATCATTGACAAAAGATAAAATGACTGCCAGTATAACTAGCCAACTGCATCATAGGTGGCTTCTTTAATTGCAAATCAAAATATGTTTGTGTTGCAGAGTATCTTATTTTATGAAGAAGAAACGGTAAAAGCAAGAAAACTTCAAATCCCAAATTTTTGATATGTTGTCGACAGGAAAAGATTAAGTTACATCAGGCGAAGAAACCTCCTCCATTTTTGAAGGAAATTTCGGTCCAAGGGAGGaccaaggtaaaaaaaaaaagatcctgAAACAACATTAAAAACTACAATCGATGTTTGCTTTCACATGTGACCCCATGTGGCCGTAACAAAAACCGCCTTTGGTGTCAGGACACAAAAAGGAGGACCGAGTGATACAGTCTCAagggttttcaagaataaattaaataaacTAATTATGATGCTAATGCTAATGGTTTCTTTAATTTACGCCACACCAAATTTCAGAAGCGAGGTTTTTCTCATGCGCATATTTTGTTCTTCCTACTCCTACATGACAAAAGTCGTCTTCGAATAATAATAAAATCGTACCCGTAAGAATACCAAATAAACACTCCGACTCAAAGGGTACGAGGTTGTAGTTCAAATTAATGGGTTAGTTAATGTGAATTTTACGCACAAACACTTTGCAGACTCTCGGTGTGTATGCACCGGGATAGAGGCTTGTATATAAAATCAGTAACTCAGAATTTACAGAGCAATAAGGTTTGAGTAATGAACTATAAGACTTGTAGGAAACTTGATCACCGTCTCCTTCTCAGCACAAGTCACGggttcgagtaaaaaaaaaacaaatgtgaATTAATGGCTTCAACAACATCACTGGAACACAACATCTCAATGAATACGCATGGAGAACCTATCTCCTGGATCACTCAGCTCATGCATAAAATGCGAAAATATACAAACATACCTTTCAAGCGAAAACAATCTCTCCACTGTTTTTTTGCGGGAACGAAGAAAGAGAACCAAAGCAAAAATTGATTTAGGATCAAAAACTTAGATCGTGTCGTCTGGATTGAACTTAAGAGACTCCTCCCATATAAGCTGTTTAATATCTTCTTCACTCAAGTTTGACTGTTCAAAATCGAATACAAAGGAAGATGGACAAATGGGTTCCTCGTTGATCTCATGGAGGCTCAACAAATACGGGTGATTCAACGCTTCGTCAACTTCAAAAACATATCACGGAGAAAAAAATTGTTAAATTCTTGAAACATAAGGAATGCCTCCTAAAAAACATTGCAGTTGAATATTTTACTGTAAGAGATGTACCTGTTATGCGTTTGGATGGATCAAATACTAGCATCTTCTCCACAAGATCGATGGCTACTGATGACATATTTGGAAATTTTTGAGAAAATGATTGCTTTGGGACTTGTTGGAGCTGTTTAACATACTTCTTAGCATTATCGCTCTTTATGAAGCCAAGGTCTGACTCTTCTGGTGATCCTAATAGCTGTATTACAACATATTATAGAGATAAAGCAATGAAATCAGGTCTAACTTGGTCAAACATATCTTCATTTAGGAAAAACTGCAACTGATGGGAGGATGCTAATACCTCAGTGATAAGTTTCAACTGTTGAACATAATCTTTTCCTGGGAAAATGGGCTCTCTCTTGATGAACTCCATGAGAATGCAACCAACAGACCAGATATCAATTGCACTGGTATATTCAGAACAGTTAAGAAGCAACTCTGGAGCTCGGTACCAACGTGTTACTACATACTCCGTCATGAAATCTGTCTCTGAAGTGGTTCTTGCAAGCCCAAAGTCACAAATCTTCAAGTCACAGTTTGAATTGAGAAGCAAGTTGCTTGGTTTAAGATCTCGGTGCAAAACATTTGCAGAATGTATATATTTCAGCCCTCGTAGTAACTGGTACAGGAAATACTGCCAAAAAGCAACATAAGGTTACTTTTAAATTGGGATGACTTCATGACTTTACTGGATACACAAGTTTATAATAGTTTATGCAAGAAGGCTATACGGAATCTATAGAGGTGAACATATCTTCTCTTAAGGAAATGTCTAAAATAAGATTGACAGATACAGTGTACAGAACCACAAAATTACCTGACAATGATCTTCAGTCAGTGCCTGTGTAGAGCGTATTATTTGATGCAGATCTGTATCCATCAACTCATATACAATGTAAACATCATCAAAAATGTCACGTGTTGGTGGGCGTATGATATCCTTAATCTTGACAACCTGTTGCAGAAAAACAAGTTCAATTTAACTTCAACTCTGAGTCTGCGAATTCAAGGATAGAAACTTCCAGAAGAGTTAGTTCCATTTATCTTACATTTTCATGATCCATATGGCAAAGAAGTTTGATCTCCCGAAGTGTCCTCTTTGCATCAATCCTATTATCAAATGCATTTCCAATCTTCTTTATTGCAACCTCTTCATTTGTCTCAGAATTTTTCGCGCAGCTGTATGATAAGAGCATAAATAATAATGCAAGTGCAACACTAAACAAATTATGGATGAAGAACAGCAAATCACTTATTAAGTAAgtttataatattccacaaaggGGTATCCAACCCTAAAACTCATCAAGTCTGTATCTCTGTGCTATCAATTTCTCAACAGTTATTTAATGAAACAGTGGACATACGCAATCTCTAATCAAGTGTTGCAGCTCATCATCAAGACTTCCGCATTCACATATTCTTTCTCCACAAACAGTATTTCAATtgttcatctcatgaaacttttCACTGCATACCGCTAAAAACTAATTGAATCAATCAATTCCTTAGCTCCAAAACCAAACAATTTTCGCTTTAAACCCTATCCAATACAGAAATACTAGACAGTGAATAAACTCTAAACACATTAAAAATCAGCTATAAATTTGAATTTTCCACCACGGATGTACACAAATTTCAATTGAAACtatcaaaagattcaaaactaGATACAATAACCTTGAAATTCCCAACTGGACAGTCAAACAAGTagaaaataatttcaaatgacaaaaccctaataaaaatTATTACTATGAAATCCAGATTATTTCAgctgaaattaaacttaaaacctaaaaatgaaaCCACAAATTTAGAGTTGAAAATGTAATACCAAACGATTCCATAAGCACCTCGACCAAGTGGTTGGATTGGTGGGATGTATTTAGCTGAGACTTCAAACAAGTTACCCAAAAGATTATACTGAATGTATTTACCTCCATGAGTTTTTACCCCCTTCACTTGTACTGATTTAGGATCAGATATACTCGTAGCTGCAAATTCTTCCtccatttttaggtttttgggtgTGTGAGAAAGAGTTTCAGAGTCGAGAGATGATGATATAAAAGGAGATTTTTAGCGTACCCTTGTTTCAATTTAAAAAGTTTGATCAGAAAGATATtactattatttttattttattatactCCTTTGAAGAAAAAAgtaaattaaagaaaaaagtaaattaaagaaaaaagtaATGGGAATATGAAGATTGAGTTACGGCCGTTGGATTATTCCCTCCTTTGAGCTTTGAAATTTGAACTTGTATAGATAGAATTTGATGTAAGACATCAACTGTTATGCTAGCTAGCTTAGTCTGTATCAACAATAGTTGTTGATCCACTGCGTCTGTTTTAGCTTATTTATTTTGCAAgtcctttactttcctagtttaggtaatttctttttttattttttagacggTTATGCTAGCTTATATAAAGGCTAATCCTCCTTATTTAGAGTTAATCAATCTTATTATCAATCAATCAATATTATTATCGTTTAATACGAATCTCTCAtctcttttatctttttcttaaACCCTATTATATTTTCATCTGTTttctcatccttttcttcccttctcatcaCCTGCAATCTCCGTATTGTCTTCTTCTTATTCGTTCTCCATTAGTTGGTATCATTCGACAgagttttagatttttatctagaaacagatcctAGAAACGCTTCCGCAACTCAAAACCATAAACAATAAAaaatagtttttcaatattctcgtTTTTGATCATGGAAATATCATATGTAGAAGATCTTCTGGAGCGTCGAGCAGAACTACGACTTACTATTGCAGACTATAAAGATGAATTGCAGGAGATTCGTGATAGACCTTATCCGTACTACAATGATAAAATAACACAAAAAGAACTTCTGATTGACATAAAACAGAAACAACAAGAGTTGAAGAGTCTTGACGAATTTATAATTACTGAAGCTAAAAAACGTGAAGAGTTTTGGATTGCTTTGGATGAATCTACACGTGCATATCCAATTATATGGGCCAAACTTGCCGGTAAAGCAATTCCAAAGAAATCATCGTCTTCTAATGCTTCTGTAGCTGTTTCATCTACCTCAGTTAATGCAAAGAAGATGAAAGTTGTTGttcacatggaagaagttaaACCTACTTCTGAGAAAGATACACTTCAGGATAAACAAGTTTCGTCTTCAACTCAAGAGGTTTCGTTATCATCCGTGAGTGTTAAAGATGTTTCGATTACCTCAGTTAACAAAGACGAGATAGAGGTTGTTGTTCCAGAGGAAGATATTAAAACTACTTCTGAAGAAAATGATAAAACTCAGGTTAAAGAATTTTTGCCATCCAACCAAAAGGATTCGTCATCATCTAAAGGTGTTATGGCTGTTCCCAATACATCCTTAGTTGAAGAGATTTTGCATGATTCGTTAGAACTTAATGGTAAGTCTTCGAATCTTAGTTTGCTAACTCCTGATGTTGATATGCATGTTTTATCTGTTGCTGATAATAATCAAGCTTTTGAGCAAATAGATAAAAGAATGATATTGCATGCAAACCCTAACAAGGTTCAACTGATGGAATTAACCCAACAGAATTCTTTCATGTCATCTGATATGTGTGTCCATTTTTGTGAACAACTACCTCTGAAATATGTATATATTGAAGATTACATCGGTAGAAAAGTTTTAGCTGCAAGGTTTTTCACGGTTTTGAAAAGCCTCATGTGCAGTGTGCCTTCACATGATAAGTTTTGCATTGAAGAGACATTTGTGCAATGGTCTACACCGAAAGGTATTGGATGGATTTTTCCTAAAGTTCCTTCTACCACTGTGACAGCATCGCTATATGATGTTCAACGAAATACTCATGACATTGGATTTCCTGTTCAAAATATTTTTGTATGTGCtaatattgatccatcaaataaACCAATGGATTCAGATATAGCCCATAAAAAGGACAAGCTTACCAATTCATCATCTGGTAATTCTTCTGTGTCGTTTCATAACTCTGTTAATTGTGCATGTGATACTGATATTGAAAATTATACTGGAATAATTCGTGGTCGAGTTTTGTCAAAAACAGAGTGCTTATGGCAGAAAATGTGTTCGATGTCGAGTTTTGTGCTTTCAAGAAGAATGCTTTTGTGTTTTTCCTGGCAACAAGAAGTACATCTGCACATATAACATTCCGTTTCATATGATTTTCGTTCATCTCGTTTTAAGCCGGAGCTAGTGGCACCAATTGTTGAATATAATGCTGACACTATACTGAGTTTGGCTAATACAATTCATGGAACAACATGTGTAATGCTTAATGGGGTATGGTTGATTTATGTGGACAAGCTAGGCACTATAGTTCAAGCTGATCCGAGCTGGAATTTGGAGGAAATCCAAGTTGTTTTGGAGTCTTGGAATGACAACGGCAACATCTTCTCTTTGAGATTTCATGGAGAATATCTTTGGCTACTTTCAGTGACTGCAAGCAGTAGGAGTCCGAATTGGAGTGTGCACGGAGACACACTGATAATGGATCCATGGTACCAAGTTATGCATTTCGGATTAACGACTCAGAAACAATCCAGTTTTGGAAGGATGTTAGTGTCGCATAGTTCGTATTTTTCTGGCAACATTACTCTATTTTTCAAAGAAGATTTTCTAAATCTGGCTCATAACGACGATAGTGTGAATTTTCTTCATGTAAAAACAGATGCATTGGTTGTACAGTATGTCATCGAGTATCATTTTGTCGATCAAGGAAGTATGAATTTTCGAACTGGTGTTAGCATGAAGAAGTACATCTGCACATATAACATTCCGTTTCATATGATTTTCGTTCATCTGGTTTTAAGCCGGAGCTAGTGGCACCAATTGTTGAATATAATGCTGACACTATACTGAGTTTGGCTAATACAATTCATGGAACAACATGTGTAATGCTTAATGGGGTATGGTTGATTTATGTGGACAAGCTAGGCACTATAGTTCAAGCTGATCCGAGCTGGAATTTGGAGGAAATCCAAGTTGTTTTGGAGTCTTGGAATGACAACGACAACATCTTCTCTTTGAGATTTCATGGAGAATATCTTTGGCTACTTTCAGTGACTGCAAGCAGTAGGAGTCCGAATTGGAGTGTGCACGGAGACGCACTGATAATGGATCCATGGTACCAAGTTATGCATTTCGGAGTAACGACTCAGAAACAATCCAGTTTTGGAAGGATGTGTCGCATAGTTCGTATTTTTCTGGCAACATTACTCTATTTTTTAAAGAAGATTTTCTAAATCTGGCTCATAACGACGATAGTGTGAATTTGCTTCATGTAAAAACAGATGCATCGGTTGTACAGTATGTCATCGAGTATCATTGTGTCGATCAAGGAAGTATGAATTTTCGAACTGGTGTTAGCATGAAGAAATACTTCCCTATATTTTTCAAGTTCTTCGAATTCTCTTCATTGATCCTAGTGCCCGCCGCGAATATTCTTTTCTTCTTAGTGATTGGAATATGGTATATCTTCCTAGAGTTGCTGTGTAATTACCAACCTTGGACGAAAAGGTCGAGGAGGATATCAGACTTTGTCACGATGAGAATTTGTAGTTACACGAATATGCCGGTAGAAGACTGCGAGGTTGGTCGTGGACATCTGGTGGTATACACACATTCAGTACACTTTTCTACACTTTGGGAAGACAATGACAAAGATTTTTGTAGAGTTTTTCTTGCTTGGATTGACAAGTTCGATGAAATTCGAAAGACTGAGACATGGAGCAATAGATATTCCTATAGATTTCTTGCTAGTAACAGGGACGTCTACAAGGTAACATTCACAGGATCAACTTCCATTGGACAAACAATACTTGGATTACCAGCAAATTTCAATGTTACGCACATTACTTGGGAGCCTGGAGGAAAAACTCCATTTATTGTGTTCGATAATGATGTTGTCGATGAAGAGCTAGATGTTCATACTTTCTATTTTAAACCCTCTGGCAAGTCTCAGAAGGTATTCTTTGAAGATCGAAAGCTCAAGAAAATTGTCACCTCATCGTCATGTAAGTCTCAGAAGTTGGTGATTTTTACTCGTCACCACTGCGATACAGTACAAATAAGAGCTCAAGGTTTTAACAGTCACGTATACATCGACAAGGTTACAATAGCTAGATCCACTATAAACGAGATGGAAATATCTGGATTGTCATGAAACGGAAATCaaattctttttgattttgtttctgTTGTTAACTAAACAGGTTGAAGACAGAACAcagttttacgtggttcggctatagcctacgtccacgggagaagaatgattagggtttcttattaaCAATGGAGGTTTTCcaagacttatatatatattcaatacatgccacatattcgtatagatagcaacatatctagagaatattttcttgcagtgtaagccagtcataaatagagaaaccaaatattcttctttgttccaacactccccctcaaattggtgcgaagatatcaatggagcccaacttggatagaattccattgaactgcttgacaggtaaacccttagtaaaaacatctgccagttgttgaTGGCTACGAATGAAGGGAGTGCATATTACTTTGGCCAATACCTTCTCTCTAACaaaatgacaatccacttctatgtgctttgtacgctcatgaaaggtGGGATTTGATGCATTTTGTATTGCTGCTTGATTGTCACAGAACATCTTAGCTGGCTGAGGTGACAGAAAACCCAAATCTTTAATTAATGCTCACAGCCAAACAATCTCACATGTTGTTGAAGCCATggctctgtattctgcttcagaaCTTGATCGAGAAAcaaaattttgtttcttgcttctccacgtaaccagattaccaccaaagaatatgcagtaccctgttgttgatttacgatcaactggacatccagcataatcaacatctgaatatgctgttatacagtagctagaaattgaataggcttcattctttgtcatcaaaactcctcttactggtgatccttttaaatactgtagaatcctagttactgcattcaaatgtttaacacgaggtgtatgcatataacgtctgactaagcttactgcatgtgctatgtcaggtctggtaacagtgagataaattaacttgcctactaacctttgatatgacccaatatcacttaacacatcaccatcattatcaagtttgttgCCATTTTCTGTAGGAGTATCACAAGGCTTTACTCCCATTTTTCCTGTAGCCTTCAGCAGGTCCAACACATATTTGCTTTGGTTCAGAAAAATACCCTTCTTTGAGTAAGAAACTTCTAATCCCAGGAAATACTTCAGTATCCCTAAATCCTTGATGTCAAATCTGGAATGAAACATtgctttaagatttctaatttcttgttgattgtctcctgtaatcacaaggtcatcaacatacactagaactatagttataccaagattacttcttttaataaacaaggaagaatcagcagagctccttttgaacttattctggatgagtactgaacttagctttgcataccatgcacatggtgattgctttaaaccatataCTGCCTTCTTAAGCTTGCAAACCATATTGCTCTCTCCTTCTCGAGGGTGTCCAGGTGGTATACTCATATATACCACTTCTTCTAGATCACCTTGTAAGAATGCattcttcacatccatttgaaacaatttccaatctttattaactgcaagagacatgagaacacgaaaagtattcatctttgcaactggtgcaaaggtttctgtgtagtcttctccatatctctgagtaaaacctcttgccactaatcttgccttataacgctcaacagttccatcacttctgtatttaattttgtacacccatctaCATCCAACAGTCTTCTTCCCGGGAGGCAACCTGACAATACTATATGTATTATTTACATCTAAGGTTCATTTTGGTGCCCTCCATTTTGGATTAGACTTTGCTTCATTGTAGTTTTTAGGTTCTTGATGACTAGATATAGCACTTAGAAATGCAGAGTGTGAAGAACCTACATGATCATAAGTTAAATGTGCTTGTATAGGATACGCAGCGGAATGATATGTAAAGAAGTCTTTGTATTTCTCTGGAGCCTTCTTCTCACGACTTGAGGTTCTGACAATTGGTACCACTGGTTGATGATCTTGTGGAACCATAACCTCAGTTTATGGAACTTGATGCGGTACATATTGTAATCCTGTATTATCATCAGTAACACTAACATTATTGTCTGAAGATTCTTCATGAACTGCTTcattatgcacatccaacacTGCATTAGGTAAGTCCACCAACTCTACCCCACCACCATTATCTCTGTGGGAATCTGTTGCAGTAGGTATCTCATTAGTAACTGGAAGTGGTGCCAAATCTgtgtaacactccccctgagaCCGACTGCCAGAATCACACTGAAAGTAAGCCACTGCTTCATCAAATACAACATCACGAGAAATCTGTAGCTTTCTAGTGGGTGGATGATAACAAATATATCCTTTATTTGTAGATGAGTAACCAAAGAACACACATTTAGTTGCCCGTGAATCCAGTTTATCACGATGCTTTGCCTGTAAATGTACATAACAGACACAACCGAAAACTCTGAGATGAGAAATGCCAGGCTGATGATGTTTTAAAACCTCtaatggagatttgaactcaagcacacgactaggcagacgattgatcaaataagtgGCCGTCAGAGAACCATGAGACCAGAATTTCTTTGGAACATGCATCTGAATCATAAGAGCACGAGTAGTTTCCAGAATATGACGTAGTTTCcgttcagcaacaccattttgctgtgaAGTACCAACACAGCTAGTTTGATGGATAATACCATGACTACGCAAATAACCTGGAAGAGTGCCTTTGACAAACTCAGTGCCATTATCTGATCTAAAATTTTTAACCTGTGCATCAAATTGGTTGCGTATCATACAATGAAAATCCGCAAATACagatgaaacttcagttttggattTGAGTAAATAGATCCATGTAGCACGTGACCAATCATCTATAAAGATAACAAAATACTTATACCCATCGTAAGAATCAATTGGAGCAGGGCCCCATAAATcagaatgaattaattcaaaagACATTGTAGCTCGAGTCACATAATTAGGAAATGGAAAACAAGATTGTTTAGAAAACTGACAAACATCACAGACTTGAGCCTGGACAGAAAATGTGGGCAAAATCCTAGACAAAACACGACTGGAAGGATGTCCAAGTCTTTTATGATAAAGGAACTGCGGAGTAGATCTTTGAGTGAGACATGCCATGTCACTAGAACGTAACAGGTACAATCCATGAGAAAAGATGCCTCTACCAatcgtcttcttcgtctttcGATCCTGAAAGATGACCGAGGTAGGGGTAAATGTAACATCACAATTCAGAGAATTAGTGATTTGACCAACAGATAACAACTGAGTAGGAAACGATGGAACAACAAGTGCATTAGATGGCGGACAATCTGGAAAAAATGCACTTTCCCACTGCCCATCACAGGAGCAGTAGAGCCATTAGCAACTGACACATTTTTATGAGAGCTGCGAATAAATGCATGAACTGACGAAGGATCATTTGCCATATGATATGTAGCTCCTGAATCAATAATCCAAACGTGGCGGTTGTAAACAAGCGTAGTAAGAAAGGCTAGTAGGTTACCTGAAGTATGGTTGGCCTTGCGCTCAGTCTTATTACCCAACTAGTTAAAGAAATCCTTCAATTGGTCTATGGTAAAGGATGAATTATCAGCTACAGCAGCTCGAGCAagcttatttttgtcaaaagtagcTTTAAGATGAGGATAAATATCCCAACAGCGATCCTTGGTGTGACCAGTTTTATTACAATGATCACAATGAAAAACTTCTCTCTTACCCTTAGCACGAGAATTCTTGTCCTTATCAAATGGCATGGCTCGTCGTTTATCATCTTTGGAGCTCATAAGAGCACTTGATTCAGCGACATCCAGGTCTACAATGCTTTTAGAAATAGGATTCATAACTTTCTTACGCGTCTCTTCACGCTGCACAGTCGCACAGACATTAGACAGACTTGGTAATTCAGCACTCATGAGAATAGTGCTTCTAAGAGATTCATACTCTGGTTTGAGGCTACTGAGCACATCAAAGATTTTATCCTCCTCAACCCTCTTCAAGATAATTTTGGCATCAGTTGTATGAGGAAGATATGTATCCAGTTCATCCCACTTcttttttaaataaccaaaatgctcagtaaaacttttcgtaccttgttcagcctcagcaatctcacgtttcagctcaaacacccgagcagcattattccgtaagccatacagactagcaacagacttccacaaatcctttgcagATTCTGAGAACGAGAAGATTTCCGAAATATGTGGTTCTATCGACTGAAGAAGCCACGTGCGAACCAGTTGATCATCATCAATCCAATCTTCATACTTTGGATCCTTAGCATCTGGACATGTACTATTCTCACCAATATACCCAGATTTTCTTTTACCCCCAAGAGCAAGAGCAGCAGCCCTAGACCAGCTTACATAATTGACATCATTCATCAAGACAGAGGTtaaacgcaaactagtattatgATCTGATTGTGCCATAGTAAACACACAGAGAGACGAAACTTGATTACAGAGAAATGGccaggatcgttaacgatcccctGATACCATGTTGTTAACTAAACAGGTTGAAGACAGAACAcagttttacgtggttcggctatagcctacgtccacgggagaagaatgattagggtttcttattaacaatggaggttttacaagacttatatatatatcctatacataccacatattcgtatagatagcaacatatctagagaatattttcttgcagtgtaaaccaatcataaatagagaaaccaaatattcttcTCTGTTCCAACAGTTTCTCCGGGTAATGTTGATACTTACAGAGTGCATAGAATGGCAGAAGATGTTCTACTCATCGATGATGGTGAATGTTTCTTAGTTCACATTTGGCAAGGATCTGCATACTTCCGTTATCCTAACCATGCAACCATTACATGGTGGACCAAAACCTTTCTTGGAGTCGACCAACAAAGAACATTTATAATTCTCTTAAGTTCCTCTGTCTCGGAACTATATACTACACATGGGACAGGTGACAACaaaggttttaaaaaaaaggTGCGTAAGTGATCCATATTCTCCCTTTAAGCCTACTTCAAGgaatcttttaattttattattggagGTTCAAGAAAAATGTACGGTGGTCGATCTTAACGACCGTAA encodes the following:
- the LOC113313179 gene encoding mitogen-activated protein kinase homolog NTF6-like; the protein is MEEEFAATSISDPKSVQVKGVKTHGGKYIQYNLLGNLFEVSAKYIPPIQPLGRGAYGIVCCAKNSETNEEVAIKKIGNAFDNRIDAKRTLREIKLLCHMDHENVVKIKDIIRPPTRDIFDDVYIVYELMDTDLHQIIRSTQALTEDHCQYFLYQLLRGLKYIHSANVLHRDLKPSNLLLNSNCDLKICDFGLARTTSETDFMTEYVVTRWYRAPELLLNCSEYTSAIDIWSVGCILMEFIKREPIFPGKDYVQQLKLITELLGSPEESDLGFIKSDNAKKYVKQLQQVPKQSFSQKFPNMSSVAIDLVEKMLVFDPSKRITVDEALNHPYLLSLHEINEEPICPSSFVFDFEQSNLSEEDIKQLIWEESLKFNPDDTI